A genome region from Chengkuizengella sp. SCS-71B includes the following:
- a CDS encoding ABC transporter permease subunit: protein MFNKALWYKNYKQAKFILWSMWVVLFLGMPVQVITRLQNLAEYQKNELSINPNFKISTDYFYNSVLNFISIYIVLLILIFILASLLIGSERGNKTNDFTFSLPFSRKQIFLSKWMIGTAFISSAFILNFIFTQVIIYFSEYQNMLNFEWSIIYFIYPFTAFMALYVFALFFGTITGGFIYQAALTFIFFIFPLGIYFLLEIFSQTVLNKELYNFHNKFDLWFLGNYLDISSYSSKNLFFKKVHLNYFIEDGFYSLQSYDYDYQFSFYFLFIPVLYTLILLPLSALLYERNKVECNGKFLLFSQLNKFFMFGIVICFALLGGLIGTAFVPFHLKNLNSLFYLFGLIGSGTLSYYFTKKLYNMNLKISSR, encoded by the coding sequence ATGTTTAATAAAGCATTGTGGTATAAAAATTATAAACAAGCAAAGTTCATCTTATGGTCTATGTGGGTTGTATTATTTTTAGGGATGCCCGTTCAAGTAATTACGCGATTGCAAAATCTAGCAGAATATCAAAAAAACGAGCTTTCAATCAATCCAAATTTCAAAATCTCTACAGACTACTTTTATAATAGTGTTCTTAATTTCATTTCCATCTATATTGTGTTATTAATCTTAATTTTTATATTAGCAAGCCTTTTAATCGGGTCTGAAAGAGGAAATAAAACAAATGATTTTACATTTTCACTTCCTTTTTCACGTAAACAAATATTTTTATCAAAGTGGATGATAGGAACTGCATTTATTTCTTCAGCGTTTATATTAAATTTTATATTCACTCAAGTTATTATTTATTTTTCTGAATATCAAAACATGTTAAATTTTGAATGGTCGATTATATATTTTATTTATCCTTTTACTGCTTTTATGGCACTTTATGTTTTTGCCTTATTTTTTGGCACGATTACAGGGGGGTTCATATATCAAGCTGCGTTAACTTTTATTTTTTTCATATTTCCTTTAGGTATTTATTTCTTATTGGAAATTTTTTCTCAAACGGTATTAAATAAGGAGTTATACAACTTCCATAACAAATTTGATTTGTGGTTTTTAGGTAATTATTTAGATATAAGCTCTTATAGTTCTAAAAATTTATTTTTTAAAAAAGTACATCTTAATTATTTTATTGAAGATGGTTTTTATTCGCTTCAATCATACGATTATGACTATCAATTTAGTTTTTACTTTTTGTTTATTCCTGTTTTGTACACATTAATTCTATTGCCATTAAGTGCATTGTTGTATGAAAGAAACAAAGTAGAGTGTAATGGAAAATTTTTATTGTTTTCACAATTAAATAAGTTCTTTATGTTTGGCATCGTTATTTGTTTTGCGTTATTAGGTGGATTAATTGGAACAGCATTTGTACCATTTCACTTAAAAAATTTAAATAGTCTGTTTTATCTATTTGGATTAATTGGGTCGGGGACTCTATCTTATTATTTTACTAAGAAATTATACAATATGAATTTGAAAATCAGCAGCAGATAA
- a CDS encoding 2-oxoacid:acceptor oxidoreductase family protein, with amino-acid sequence MNSLPKVNELGFFEIRLESIGGLGANLAGKMLAEAGVVGAGFNGVSFSSYGSEKKGSPVKAHIRFCDINANIRDTTPVERPHVVGVFHEALAKTINVISGIYEDSIVLVNSNKSPDQLKENFNMSGGTIAVIDATGIALEQKNRVNMAMLGGLFRLCEFLDPQIMRDVIEKSLGKKYPQAVAPAIRTFDRGYNEVQFKTYELSKGEKMPAFTRSDEPILGYETQPMGGVITNPGNSILKDLSISRAGMLPHFDENTCIHCASCDNVCPDFCFVWDEQQDKKGRPQMFLQGIDYQYCKGCLKCVTACPTEALSSHREEEGYAEEHRVPHVYNLAK; translated from the coding sequence ATGAATTCACTTCCAAAAGTTAACGAATTAGGTTTTTTTGAGATTCGTTTGGAGTCCATAGGGGGATTAGGTGCTAACCTAGCTGGAAAAATGCTTGCAGAAGCAGGAGTTGTTGGCGCAGGTTTTAATGGGGTTAGCTTCTCATCATATGGATCTGAGAAAAAAGGGTCGCCTGTAAAAGCACATATCCGCTTTTGCGATATAAATGCGAACATTCGCGATACCACACCTGTTGAGAGACCTCATGTAGTTGGGGTATTCCACGAAGCATTGGCAAAAACAATCAATGTAATTAGTGGAATTTATGAAGATAGTATCGTATTGGTAAATTCAAATAAGTCACCTGATCAATTAAAGGAGAATTTTAACATGTCAGGTGGGACAATTGCTGTGATTGATGCGACGGGGATAGCACTAGAACAGAAAAATCGTGTAAATATGGCTATGCTTGGCGGATTATTCAGACTATGTGAGTTTCTTGATCCACAAATCATGCGCGATGTCATTGAGAAGTCATTAGGTAAAAAGTATCCACAGGCTGTTGCACCAGCTATTCGTACTTTTGATCGTGGATATAATGAGGTTCAATTCAAAACTTATGAATTATCTAAAGGTGAAAAAATGCCTGCTTTTACAAGAAGTGATGAGCCTATACTTGGTTATGAAACTCAACCAATGGGCGGTGTAATTACAAATCCAGGGAACAGCATTTTAAAAGATTTAAGTATTTCCAGAGCAGGAATGCTTCCTCATTTTGATGAGAATACATGTATACATTGTGCTTCTTGTGATAATGTATGTCCAGATTTTTGTTTCGTTTGGGATGAGCAACAAGATAAAAAAGGTAGACCTCAAATGTTTCTTCAAGGAATAGATTATCAATATTGTAAAGGTTGTTTAAAATGTGTAACTGCATGTCCGACAGAAGCACTATCTTCTCACCGTGAAGAAGAGGGGTATGCTGAAGAGCATAGAGTTCCACATGTTTACAATCTAGCAAAATAA
- a CDS encoding ABC transporter ATP-binding protein → MLRVNKLSKTIQDKNILDNISFEIEPGKIIGLIGRNGVGKTTLLRTIVGILTPNNGDTCFEGQSVYTNPNVKQHMVFVPDSPEALKNYSIPEIVKLYELIYPNFDRNYFYSLLQKFSLNQGKKIGKYSKGMKALFSLVLAFSTKAKLIILDEPTDGLDVIIKKQIIRYILEEVSEGNTSILISSHRLDELEQITDTIMIMKEGRIESHNELMDMKGKYKKIQVVFKENLPESIEVLDEVKQINQIGRVYTLLLSEKNDEISQMIKKEQPLLFEEIPITLEDIFVAKLGGEEHV, encoded by the coding sequence ATGTTAAGAGTTAATAAATTAAGTAAAACAATTCAAGATAAAAACATTCTAGACAATATATCCTTTGAAATTGAACCTGGAAAAATCATAGGTTTAATAGGTAGAAATGGTGTTGGAAAAACAACATTATTAAGAACAATTGTAGGGATATTAACTCCTAATAATGGAGATACATGTTTTGAAGGTCAAAGTGTATATACAAATCCAAACGTGAAACAACATATGGTGTTTGTTCCTGATTCTCCTGAAGCTTTGAAAAATTATTCAATTCCTGAAATTGTGAAACTTTATGAATTGATATATCCCAATTTTGATCGAAATTATTTTTATAGTTTATTACAAAAATTCTCATTAAATCAGGGGAAGAAGATAGGGAAGTACTCTAAAGGGATGAAGGCTTTATTTTCTCTTGTGCTTGCTTTTTCAACAAAGGCAAAACTGATCATTCTTGACGAGCCAACAGATGGTTTAGATGTCATTATAAAAAAGCAAATTATACGATATATCTTAGAAGAAGTGTCTGAAGGGAATACATCGATTTTGATTTCATCCCATCGATTAGATGAGTTAGAACAAATTACAGATACAATCATGATAATGAAAGAGGGAAGGATCGAGTCCCATAACGAACTAATGGATATGAAAGGCAAATATAAAAAAATTCAGGTTGTTTTTAAAGAAAATTTACCTGAGTCAATTGAAGTTTTAGATGAGGTAAAGCAGATTAATCAAATAGGACGTGTATATACTTTGTTACTCTCAGAAAAAAATGATGAAATTTCTCAAATGATAAAAAAAGAACAACCGTTGCTCTTCGAAGAAATCCCAATCACGTTAGAAGATATTTTTGTAGCTAAGCTAGGAGGTGAGGAACATGTTTAA
- a CDS encoding MOSC domain-containing protein, translated as MNYEVKSINIGKCKQIEEGLNSAINKFPITEKVYVSSTIIIGDEQADLKHHGGEDQVLCVYSYDHYEHWEQELNHKVDIPSFGENLTVKDISEDDVCIGDIFELGETKLQVSLPRQPCRVLAKKFNNDQFAKMVSDSGYTGFYFRVLNEGYIKPGQTLNLIKRHPKQLSISDVNKLHYTDQKNVDLLKRAIEVVELKTSLREQFQKRLNEIIKSNNG; from the coding sequence ATGAATTATGAGGTGAAGTCAATTAATATTGGGAAGTGCAAACAAATTGAAGAAGGTTTGAATTCCGCAATCAATAAATTCCCAATAACAGAAAAGGTTTATGTATCTTCAACAATTATTATTGGAGATGAACAAGCTGATTTGAAACACCATGGTGGAGAAGATCAGGTCTTGTGTGTATATTCTTATGATCACTACGAACATTGGGAGCAGGAATTGAATCATAAAGTAGATATTCCCTCTTTTGGTGAAAATCTTACTGTAAAGGATATCTCTGAGGACGATGTATGTATTGGTGATATTTTTGAACTTGGGGAAACCAAACTACAAGTTAGCTTGCCTAGGCAACCTTGTAGAGTTTTAGCAAAAAAATTTAATAATGACCAATTTGCAAAAATGGTTAGTGACAGCGGTTATACAGGTTTTTATTTTCGGGTGTTAAATGAAGGTTATATAAAACCAGGGCAGACTTTAAATCTAATCAAACGACATCCCAAACAACTTTCTATATCAGATGTAAATAAACTGCACTATACAGATCAAAAAAATGTAGATTTATTGAAAAGAGCTATAGAGGTGGTAGAATTAAAAACCTCCTTACGTGAACAGTTTCAAAAAAGATTAAATGAAATTATAAAAAGCAATAATGGTTGA
- a CDS encoding GntR family transcriptional regulator, whose protein sequence is MLVHIDQKSSTPIYEQIIKQIKELKVKGILQVNEKLPSVRELSSILLVNPNTVSKAYQELERQEVIITLRGKGTFISNQPVSNLDSKKMEELKNTIKQVLIEAKYYGISKDQITEWLDELDKELGGETDVKS, encoded by the coding sequence ATGTTAGTACATATCGATCAAAAAAGTTCAACTCCCATTTATGAACAGATTATTAAACAGATTAAAGAACTTAAAGTGAAAGGTATTCTTCAAGTGAATGAGAAACTGCCTTCTGTTAGAGAATTATCTTCTATTCTGTTAGTCAATCCTAATACAGTAAGTAAGGCTTATCAGGAATTGGAACGGCAAGAGGTGATAATCACACTTCGAGGGAAAGGAACTTTCATTTCCAATCAACCTGTTTCTAATTTAGATTCTAAAAAAATGGAAGAGTTAAAAAATACGATAAAACAAGTTTTAATTGAAGCAAAGTATTATGGGATATCAAAAGATCAAATAACAGAATGGCTTGATGAATTGGATAAGGAGTTAGGGGGAGAAACAGATGTTAAGAGTTAA
- a CDS encoding ABC transporter ATP-binding protein — MIQMKQINHQFKIGKKKRKTMVPVLENVNFNIKQREIVTIVGKSGSGKSTLLNLLCGYIRPTDGEIFIKGQNVTKLSEGDWADFRIRNLGFIFQNFQLIPSMTAYQNIELPLVLKGASEVARKQQTLDMLEMVGLSDYADYYPNELSGGQQQRVSIARALIVKPPIILADEPTGSLDSENEQELLNFIQKLNSDLNITFLIITHDDQVAAIGHRTFLIKDGKLQEEKSHEVHR, encoded by the coding sequence ATGATTCAGATGAAACAAATCAATCATCAATTTAAAATAGGAAAAAAGAAAAGAAAAACAATGGTGCCGGTTTTAGAAAATGTGAATTTTAATATTAAACAACGAGAAATCGTAACCATTGTTGGTAAAAGTGGCTCAGGAAAATCTACTTTATTAAATTTATTATGCGGATATATTCGACCTACCGATGGTGAAATCTTCATTAAAGGTCAAAACGTAACGAAATTGAGTGAAGGAGATTGGGCTGATTTTCGGATTCGAAATTTAGGGTTTATTTTTCAAAATTTTCAACTAATTCCAAGTATGACTGCTTATCAAAATATTGAACTCCCTTTGGTTTTAAAAGGGGCTAGTGAAGTTGCAAGGAAACAGCAAACACTGGATATGTTAGAGATGGTCGGCTTATCAGATTATGCAGACTATTATCCTAATGAATTATCAGGTGGGCAGCAACAACGTGTCAGTATTGCAAGAGCATTAATCGTAAAACCACCTATTATTTTAGCAGACGAACCGACAGGTAGTTTAGATAGCGAAAATGAACAGGAATTATTAAATTTCATTCAAAAGCTTAACAGTGATTTAAACATTACATTTTTAATTATTACACATGACGATCAGGTTGCAGCTATTGGACATCGCACGTTTCTCATCAAAGATGGAAAACTACAGGAGGAAAAATCTCATGAAGTTCATAGATAA
- a CDS encoding ABC transporter permease: MKFIDKIRFVRQNMKKNRMRVFMTVLATSIGCTFLIMLASVGFGLQKSIIADLTEGRMLNEIRVQGIETSENEYITDLTDEDIKYLESIENVKAVTRMQFLDYSQQSVVSLNEYQIQSQITVSYFPAEVEAGLELSEGRLPLADNEVIVGYHFKESFEGEIVGQTLYLPIKKFDKNGNEKIKTFELKIVGIKGKPANELAMDTRVTISDALFEQIEEFTQTKRGVVIFPDVNYEEFGEGYLTEIQLDGEKQYVNVAIITHNIEQVKAVTEEIREKGYINSSVLNHIEEVNSIFLIMKMGLILVGTIALIIASIGIFNTMTMAVTERSSDIGIMKAIGAHPSTIRQIFLIESSYIGILGALLGTVSAFILSKVVNFGLPFLIEAMSEETSPEGLMFSYIPISLVVISASISILVAVFSGWRPAKKATSVDVLKAMRRDL; encoded by the coding sequence ATGAAGTTCATAGATAAGATTCGTTTTGTGAGACAAAATATGAAGAAGAATCGAATGCGTGTTTTTATGACTGTTTTGGCTACCTCAATTGGCTGTACATTTTTAATTATGTTAGCATCTGTAGGGTTTGGTTTGCAAAAAAGTATTATTGCAGATCTTACAGAAGGTAGGATGTTAAATGAGATAAGAGTACAGGGAATAGAAACGTCAGAAAACGAATATATTACGGACCTGACGGATGAGGATATTAAATATTTAGAATCAATAGAAAATGTAAAAGCTGTAACAAGAATGCAGTTTTTAGATTACTCACAACAATCGGTTGTAAGTTTAAACGAGTATCAAATCCAATCACAAATTACTGTTTCTTATTTTCCAGCAGAGGTTGAAGCGGGGTTGGAATTAAGTGAAGGTAGATTACCTTTAGCTGATAATGAAGTCATTGTAGGTTATCATTTTAAAGAGAGCTTTGAAGGGGAAATAGTAGGGCAAACGTTGTATTTGCCAATAAAAAAGTTTGATAAGAATGGGAATGAAAAAATCAAAACATTTGAGTTAAAGATAGTAGGTATTAAAGGAAAACCAGCTAACGAGTTGGCAATGGATACTAGAGTCACCATCTCTGATGCTTTATTTGAGCAAATTGAGGAATTTACACAGACAAAAAGAGGCGTAGTTATATTTCCTGATGTAAATTATGAAGAATTTGGAGAGGGTTATTTAACAGAAATACAATTAGATGGTGAAAAACAGTACGTAAATGTAGCTATCATTACTCACAACATTGAACAAGTGAAAGCAGTCACTGAAGAAATTAGAGAAAAAGGATATATTAACTCTTCAGTTTTGAATCATATAGAAGAAGTAAACTCAATCTTTTTAATCATGAAAATGGGTTTGATTTTGGTAGGTACGATTGCTTTGATTATTGCTTCCATAGGAATTTTTAATACCATGACCATGGCAGTCACTGAGCGATCATCAGACATTGGAATTATGAAAGCTATTGGAGCCCATCCTTCTACAATAAGACAAATCTTTTTGATTGAAAGTAGTTATATAGGGATTTTAGGTGCATTGCTAGGTACTGTTAGTGCCTTTATTTTAAGTAAGGTAGTTAATTTTGGATTACCATTTCTTATTGAAGCGATGTCTGAAGAAACCTCACCAGAAGGGTTAATGTTTTCATACATTCCAATATCCTTAGTTGTGATTTCAGCTTCAATTAGTATTCTAGTTGCCGTTTTTTCTGGATGGAGACCTGCTAAAAAGGCGACATCAGTTGATGTATTAAAAGCGATGCGGAGGGATTTATAA